ATGATGTATTCGTTGACCCAGACCAACTGCCTCTAAGGCGGCAACGGCACGTGCTCGTCGTTCTTTTCCTCCTACGCCGGCATAGAGCATGGGAAGTTCCACATTCTCCACAGCCATGGTACGGGGCAGGAGATTAAAGCCCTGGAATACAAAACCAATCTTACGATTGCGAATGACTGACAATTCGTCACCGCTGGCTTTTGCCACATCTGTTCCATCCAGGTAATACTCACCCTCTGTCGGGGTATCTAAACATCCTAAAATATTCATCATTGTCGACTTGCCGGAACCGGAAGGACCCATAATGGAGACAAACTCTCCTTCACCTACATACAGGTCCACTCCCCCTAAAGCTGCAACTTTTATATCACCATTGGCATAGATTTTTTTAATCCCTTTAAGCTCTATCAAAAACTATCCCTCCCGAGCATCACCAGCAAATTAAACTAAGCCTTTTAGCTGCCGCTTATCTAGGAGGACTACCGGCATTTCTATTTCCGCCGCCGAATAAAAATCCTCCGGAACTAGTTTTAGTGGTTGTGGATGAACTAACGCTTGTTATGACTTCTTGCCCTTCTTTCAAGCCGCTTTTGACCTCCACATTCGTTCCATCATCTAAACCGAATTCCACCGTAATGAATTTCACATTGCCTTGGGCCTGTCTATTCGTTGACTTTTCTGAGCCAGTAGTCGATTTTTCTGTCCCAGTAGTCGATTTTTCCGAACCATTGCCGGATTGATCAGCCTCACTCACAGGAACCATGACGCCTTTTTCATTTCCCCTCGTTTTGATGGCCTCGCTGGGTATAGTCAGAACACCTTTAGCCTCGTCCACAATAATATCCAGATTGGCATTCATGCCTGAGCGCAGCTTATCGCTGGCCTGATCTACGTCAACGGTAACTCCAAAGGTTGTAACATTGGAAGTGGTTGTTCCTTGAAGAGCAACCAAACTCACAACCCCACTGCTATGATCATCCGGGTAGGCATCCAAAGTAATATCTACCTTTTGTCCTATTTTAACCTGACCTATATCTGCCTGGTCTATATCCGCTACCACTTCAAGATTACTACCCGTTCCATCCAATGGCGTGATTGTAATCTTCGTATCGTCCGTTGTGTATTGATAGAGCTGCATCCCTGTATCAATAACTACTGCATCCGTCGGCGCCAGGATTGTAGCTTCTGCTAAGGCAGTTTTAGCACTGTCGAGCTGAGCCTGAGCTTGAGAGATACTGGCATAAGCCGACTGCAGGTCGGCTTCAGACGGACCGGCCCCTTGCTGATCTACTTTATATTGTGCTGCTGTCACATCTGCCTGAGCCGCCGTCAAGGCTTGGGCCGCTCCTCCATTTTGTTGATTTTGAGCAGTTGTCAACTCACTTACGGCCTGATTCAATGAATTTTGGGCCGATTGTATGGATGACGTATCTCCGTTCTGCTGAGCTTTAGCTAAAGCATCACTGGCCTGTTTGACAGTCTGATTGGCTAGTAAAACCTGGTTTGCTAAATAAGCCGGGTCCGCATTCTGTTGAGCCGTGATCAAATTCTGTTTTGCCTTAGCAAGGGTTGATTGAGCCTCTGCCTTGGTTTGATCATTATAGCCATCTTGAAGGGATTGAAGCTTTGCTTGTGCGGTCAGTAAATTGGCTTCCTGTTGTCCCACACTGGTTTTAAGAGCCGTATCATCGATCCTGGCAAGAACTTGCCCTTTTTTTACAATATCACCATCTTTAATATCGAGCTCAACGACTTGTCCGTTGTTGGAAAATTGCAGAGGAATTGAATGCGGAAAGTTAACCGTTCCCGTTGCAGAAATAACCTTCGTTACATCTCCAATTGTTGCCTTTGCCGTAACATTAGCCGCTACAACAGGCTTGGCAGTGAATTTTTTGTAACCCCAATAACCTCCTCCCAAGACCAAAACACCTAACACCCCTATGGTCACCCATTTTTTGTTCATACTCTCTCTCCTTTTTATCTGCTTTGGCAACAAAGCTTATAACTCCAAGCCGATTGGCTGAATTAATAAAGACTGCCGCTTACATTTTTCTTCTATGTAGCAGAGCAATGCATTGGGTAAAATTCCTAATCAGGATATCACAGTATTATGGTCAAACAACGATAAACTTCTTAAGATCTTGTCAGGATTTGCTGAGTATTGACTGAGCATTCGCTGAACATTCCCTGAGTGCTTATAGCGTATCTGCACTCTGCTTCATTGGCAACAGGATCCTAAAAGAGCTGCCTTCGCCAATCTTGCTGTCAACTTGGATAGAACCGCCATGGGCTTGGATAAACTCTTTGGCGATTGCCAAGCCTAGACCAGTTCCGCCGCTTTCACGCTCTCTTGCTTTATCTACGCGATAAAAGCGGTTAAAAATATGATCCAGCTCTTTTTCCGGAATTCCTTCTCCAGTGTCTTCAACAGTGACTTGCACCCAACCATCTTTGAATGACTCTTTGCTTTTTATAGCTTCGCTTGATTCTCTAGAATCTCTTGACCCTTCGGGTTTATCTCCTTTACGACGGAAAACGTCACGTAAGCGTTGAATACTTCCGTCAGCACCAATTTCGTCTTCGCCAAACCTTTCAGCTTCCGCGAGGGCCACCCTAAGAGATCCGCCAGGCGCAGTATGTAATAAGGCATTGCCAATCAGATTAACAAAAACTTGAGTCAACCGATCCGGGTCACCTATAATTTCAGGGACATCTCCTATTATTTCAGCCGTCAACTTTCGCTCTTCAAATTCAATGGCAAACTGCTCTATAATTCGCTCTACCAATTGTCTGAGATCTACCGGCTTTAAAGCCATTGGAAGTTTTCCGGCTTCTGCTAGATTTAATTGCTGAAGATCTCGTACTAAACGAATTAGTCTTAAAGTCTCATCTTGAATTGGTAGAATTGTCTCCGGAGTCGAAGGCAAAACCCCTTCCTGAATGGACTCTAATTTTCCAAGGATGACAGCAAGGGGAGTTCGCAATTCATGAGCGATATCAGCTACCATATTGCGCCTTACTTCCTCGTTGCGGGCTAACTGTTCCGTCATCCGATTGAATTCCTGAGCTAAGATGGCGATATCCCCATTTCCATCAACATGAACCCGTGACGATAAATCCCCTTTTCCCACATTACGAACAGCTTCCATCAGATGATTTAAGGGTTTCGTAAAATGTCGCGTCAATAACATACCTAACAGCAAGGCGACAACAGATGTTAGTATTAACCCAATGAGCATGGCTCGGATAATAGACGTTCCAATGGTTTTGGCAAGGCGATTATAATTAGAAATGAGAGGGCTTTCTTGATAGTAATATCCGACAGTTTGATCCTTAACCTTAATCTCTTCCCATTGCTTAGGAATCTTGCTGCTTTGAGGAAGCAGAGAGAGATCCTTGCCTAAATCCTTATTCAGTGAGTCCCCTACAACTTTGTTATGAAGATCAAATACCCAAAAATGAGGACTGTCTCGCCGTGGTCTGCTAAAATTAAGATCCGGTTCAGGTAATTGTTTGGTACTACTCTCGTCAAAAATCGGACCTAATCTCCGCTCCGGCTCGCTGATCTTGGTGACATAGGTTTGAACACCATCCCATCCGCCGGTGGCCTCATAGTAACCGCTTAACAAACGCTTCCAGCTTTCTCCATAGGCTTGCTGAACATAGGATTCAGCATGACCCAGTAAGACTTGAGTTGTGGTCAGGGCAATGGCAGTGAAAAAGATCGCCATAAAAAAGACCATACCTATAAGCCCAAGAATGAATTTTCGTCGTAAGGTCACAAGCCTTCACCAAACCGATAACCAACACCAAACACCGTCTCAATGTACTTTGGTTCGCTGGGGTTGTCCTCTATTTTCTTACGCAGGTTTGACACATGGGTATCAATGGAGCGTTCATAATAAAGATACTCCTCTCCCATCGCTTGACGTAATAACTGGAGGCGGCTATAAACCGTACCGGGCCGCAGGGCGAGTAAATGCAGAATATTAAATTCTGTGGGGGTGAGAAATATTTCCTGCCCTCGCTTTAGGACTTTATGACTTGAGATATCTAAGCTTATCTCCCCTCGAGCTATGACTGAAGAGGCCGTTTCCTGTGCTCCGCCTCCTGAACGACGTAGGACAGTTTTGACCCTGGCAGCCAATTCCCGCAGGCTGAATGGCTTGACAATATAATCGTCTGCTCCAAACTCCAGGCCAAGAACTCGATCAATTTCCTCTGATTTAGCCGTGAGCATAATAATTGGAATAGTGCTTGTTTCTCGCAAGCGTTTGCACATTTCCAGTCCATTCAGCCCCGGCAGCATCCAGTCCAACAAAACAAGATCCGGTTTTTCTCCTTCAATGATTTCCATGCCTTCAAGTCCATTTGCTGCTGTTACAACACTATATCCTTCACGTGTGAGATAATCTCTGACGAGTGTGAGAATCTCCGGTTCGTCATCCACTAGTACAATTTTCATTCTAAACCACCACTTTTCCCCTATATTTCATTAATGATATAAGTATAACGTGATTTTTTGAGATGTATCTAGAAAAGTTTTAAAGATTTTATGAAGATTAACTTACTGAATAAATAATACCCTCGCTTAAGAAATCTTAAACGAGGGTATTATTTATTACTCGTCAACCCTTCTTTAAGTCGAACTAGGAGGGTAACTAAATAAGTTAATTGAACTCGGAGAATCTGACAGGACCCCATTACTGCCATTACTACCATTGCTGCTATTGCTTGGTACGACCACATCTAAACCTGTTTTTTCCGTGCCGGCATTAGGGACAGTTGTTGTTTCTGAGACATTCCCTTTTATTAGACTGGTATTGTAGGCTAGGTGTGTGGCATCAATGGTTCCATATTTGCTGATCGGCTGCCCCTCAATTCGTATCTGCACCTGTTTGACAGTGGAGAATTGGGTCAAGGTATTAACCAGCCCATATAAGGCAACCTCAGGAGAAACTTTAGAGTTGGACATCATAAATTCTTTACTTAAATCTACAATAACTACATTATCTCTGATAGCAATATCCCGCAATACCGTAGCTGTTGAAACTGAACTTTGCATAATGTCTGTCTCCATCGGACCCTTCAGCCATTGATTGACGGTTTCTCTGGCCAAACTCAATGTTTTAGGCAGCATTCGCTCTTCTTTCAATAGATATTGCCCACTCTTATCCGGGAAATAAAGTGACACTGCCCTGCCTTCTCCGGCTGTTGTTGATGCAGGAACACTCGTCTCTTTATTCTCACTTGCTCCTATCCATTCCGTTAGTGGAGTAGTGGTTCCATCCTTCTTAACCAATGTCTCCAGAGTTCCACAGCCAGTCATAAGAATTAGGCTAAGGAAAACAACTCCAATAAGAGCGCTCTTCCGTACCTGTACTTTCATTTATTTGCCCCTTTCCTCAGTTTCCTATCCCCTCTTTTTCTAACCTATGCTTTGTCCCAAAAAATAGTACAGGTAATTAGAAAAGCCCTTTAATCTTTTCCCAAAAGAAAAATCGTATCTTCGGGGTACTTTTTATGGCATAAGCCGTTTGACTTTTCCCATCGACTTGGACCGCCGTTGAATGCTCAATATCTACAAAACACAGCGCAGGAAAAAGAACACACCACCAGTTTGACCCCTCTCCCTTGCCGATTACAACACGTAATGCTTCATAGTTTCCCGCCGGCAAAACCAGAGTCCCATAGGATTTGGTAGGAAAGGCAAAATGCCCATACTCAGTGTGGACAGTATAATTCTTATGCCATTTTTCAACAACAGAGAGGGCAATAGTCTCCATCTCCGGTCGGATTTGTTGTACGATTTGCCGGGATTCTTCTATAGACCGTGAGGCTGCCAATTTAGGTGCAACTTGTTTCAAAATCGCATCTCTGACCGCCCGTTTTAAAGCTTGATCTTCTTCACTATCTGAATTAGCCAGGACGTGAAAGCGAATTAATGTCTCAGGCGTCTTAGCCAGTGTTTCTTCATGAACGCCTGCAACTGGAACAGGTTTCTGAAAAGCACCAAAGGACAAAAATCCCATCATGCATATAACTAATAATCCAATGATTCCACGAACTTTCATTTGTTTAAACCTCTCTTCTAAACTCTTTAACTCTTTCTAAGTAAAGCTTTTCCAAGTATGTGAAGATTTAAACAAAACGAAGGAAAACTTTACAAAATAGGTCGTACAGCACTTCTTTGCCTGTATAAAGCGCTGCTCTCAGCCATAAATATGGATATCGTCATATTTAGTGTGAACATTAGCCGGCACAAGGCTTATGGACCGGACAGTTAGAAAGGAGTACTCTATGCAGGATTTTTTTGAAATCATTTGGATCAGCACCATTGCGGGGCTGGCTACTACCCTGGGGAGCCTGCTGGTCCTCATCTTTGGCAAGCCGAAAGAAAGAGTCCTGGCTGCTCTCTTAGCCGGCGCAGGAGGAGTCATGTTGGCCGTGGTAAGCGTAGATTTGCTCCCTGAGGCCTGGGAAGTTGGACCGCCATTTCAAGTAGGATTCGGTTTTGTCCTAGGGCTGCTCTTCATGTACCTAGCTGATATTCGCCTCAACAATTCCCATCACTCCCTGCCATTGTCCCGGCGCCAACGTCTAAAGAGAACCGGGCTTCTAGTCGCCACAGGAATTGCTTTACACGATATTCCTGAGGGGATGGCCATTGCCGTCAGTCAAGAAGCTGCTCCTGGGCTGGGATTGCTCATTGCCTTGGGAATTACACTGCACAATCTTCCTGAAGGAATGGCCACAACGGCACCATTGAAAATGGCTCAAATCCGCTGGTGGAAGATTCTCCTCCTGAATGTGGGTATTGCCTTTTTTACTCCCCTGGGAGCAATGCTGGGTCTCCTTGCTTTAGAATCTGTGCAAAACTCTCTTGCCTTCTTTCTTGCCTTTGCAGCCGGGGCAATGACATTTCTTGTTTTTGCTGAGTTAGCACCTCTCTCTCGTGAACGCCACCCCAATTACGCTTTGCTGGGCGGTGCGGTTGGATTTATTTTGTTTTCAATAATTAGCTTACTCCTGCCCTCTTAATGGCGGTTAAAGATTCCTAAAAGAAAAAACCGCTTTGACCCGCCAAAAAGCGGATCAAAGCGGTTTTTTAATACTTCGAAAAAACTCTTTTTTATCATCAGGTGATGATGAGGAAACAAATCTAAAAAAGATCCAAAAACCACACATCAAAAGAACTCGTGGACCCAAAAGCAAGGGCAGCTTCGTCCACAGGAGCGAACCCATTGCATGGAGAGGCTGTAAAGCCTACAAAGCAGACGCGGGGAAGTGGAGCCATGGTTCACCTCAGGTACTACCCGGAGGTTTGGTGGAACTCCCGCGCCGGCGAGTAGGCGAGCCTCGGAATGCTGGGTGAGCGGATGTGGCGAAGCTGCCCGACCCCGGGAGCACTCTTTTTCATCATCTGATGGTGTCGCATAGCGGCATGAAGACTCTACTTCAACACCTGAGCAGCATAATCCCCCATCGCTTTGTATCCTTTAGCATTGGGATACTTATCATCAATGGTTAATCCGTCCAGATATTTACCCTCCGAATCGAACAATGCCGTGGAAAAATCTAAGGTTAGAATACCTTCCTCCTTGGCATAAGCCAATTCCCATTCACGGGTCTCATTTATTGCTTCACGAACCCCTGGGTACTCAATGGGAAGAGCAAGTATGGGAATAATGTGATTTGATTTAGCCTTTTCTACCATGGCTTTAATATTCGTCTGCACCTCTGAAAGGGGTACACCTTGAAGAGCATCTCCAATACCTGAAAATATGATAACCCTCCCAGGCTTTTCATTTACAACGTCAGTATCAAAACGATTGAGCAAGTCTTTTGCCGTTTGGTATGATTTTCCTTTATTGACAACTGTTACTTGCAGAACCTCGGCCAGACGAGTTGTCCAGGAATACTCAGGATCCAGAGGATAGCCCAAAGTGAAAGAGTCTCCTAAAGCAACAATTTTTGTATTGCTTAGTGTCGAATCATCTGCTGTAACACCTGGATTTGTGGAAACCTCAGGTACTTTTTCACCCTGTCCCCAGAAACCGGCAAAACCGGCAATCAAGATAATAACGGCTAGACCAACTGCAACTTGAATTAAGCGTATCTCTAACCGATATGTACGCATTAAAAACTCCCCCTTCCACTACTAATTATTCTACATGTTTCACTACTTTCCTTCTCCATCCAACATCCATTCTCTAGGATCTTATCACCCCACCATACACCAGTACGCACTTTACCGCATAATTTAGAATAAGGAAAAAAGGAGGTAGCCTTATGAATTACATTAACAAGGCTCGCGAATTAGGGGAGGCTCTTTCTCAAACTCCCGAAGTTCAAGCACTGAAAGCTGCCGAAGCTGCTATTATGGCCGACCCTCTAAGTAAAGAAGCCTTTACTCGATACCAAGAAAAAGAGCGCGGTCTTGTCACTGCTCAAATGATCAGCAAAGTCGTTCCGGAAAAAGAGAGTCTAGCCCTTCTTGATTTAAAAGTTCGTCTTATGAATAAACATCCTTTGATTAAAGAGTACTTTGTTCATCAGCAAAGCTATGAAAAAATGATGGCTATGGTAAACCTAACTCTAACAACGGCAATGCATGGAATGCCCTCTGCAAGCGACCTTCCCATTCCTGAGGAGTTAAAAGGAATGGCTCAACAAATTCTTGACAAAATCAGTGGTGGAAACCCCATGGAAAAAATGCAAATCTCACCTGAAATGTTAAGCGGAATCAAACTCCCCCCTAATCTCAAACCATAAAGGTACTATATGATGAAACCTGACGGTTATCAGGGAGCGCAGATTATCAATGATATCACGCATCCCTTAACCTTAATTGCCTTCCTGATTGTCATCGTGTTAGGGGGATGGGTGACGATTTGCACCTGGTTTCGATAGCTGAGCAGAAAGGAGGAACGCCGTTATTAATCAAAAAAATTGTATCATCCCCACGATACCGGCGACTCCTTTTTCCTTTTCTATCTTAGTTACAAGCCCGATACGCCGCAACGTGTTATTCTGTCCTGTCAGTTCTATGATATTTCCATTGGCTAAAACAAGAATACAGTATGCAGCTCTGATTGTTGCCGGCGTTGATATACTCATATCATTTCTTTTTAAACGCTCCTTGGCTCATCCTCCCAATCTTTCCAACCCTGCTCCAGATCAATATCCTGTAACTCTCACTATACAGCAGCTTAATCAACTCGTTCGTGCTGCCCTTAATGGGGATCTTCCTCTTCCTCCACCTACTCAACCTGTTCCCGGTCAAGGATTTGGCCCTACAGGATTAGATGAACCACTTTTCCCTGATAACTTAAGCTTTTCGTTGATTATCTCAGCACCATTTGCCCTTTTTGATGGCAGCCCAGATACCTCATTTAACGTTCCATTATTCGAAGTACCAGGTGCTCCCGGCAACCTGATAATTGCTGTAAGCCTTATTATTGCACAGTTTTTTATGGAACGGTCCGGAGTCGGAATCCCAAACGGAAACAATGGATGGAATGGTAAAGCTGCTATGAACAATGCTAAGGGGGGAATGTAACATGCCCTTTCGCCGCAGAGGATCCCTCCCCCCTTCAGACACATGTCCAACACCAATAGCAGAATCCGCAGCTATAGAAACAGAAATTTATAAATTTAATAGACTTATACCACTTCTTGAATACCCCACGGTTGGTGCTGGAATTTTATCCATCATTTTATTCTTCTTTGTCGCCTTTCTATCAGATCTTATCTTGGCCCGTATTACTTCTATGACCCTCGGCATTGTCGTAACCATAAGCACGTTGGCATTGATTGCTATCATAATATTGATTTTGATAATGTTGTAATGTGATAGCGAAAAGAGATTCGCCAAATTGACTAGGGGATGTAACAAGCTTTTTGTTACATCCCCTAGTCTTAATTGAGATACTTAATTGCCCGTTGGCGGAACAGACGGAGGCAGGGGCGGTGCCGGCATATCAGCATTAACGCCCATATGATTCAGTGATTGCAGCAATTCCGGACTGATGGGTGCTGCTTCGGGCTGCACCGGCGGCATTGCCGGCATTTCCGGGTTTATCGGTGCTTTCTTTCCGCCTCCAAATAACCCGGTAATTTTCCCCCAAACTGTATTTGCGGTGTTCTTCATCGGACGTAAAAAAGTCATTACTCCCATAGGATCTTTTACTTTTAAGATGATGGGACCATTAGGTACTTGCCCAAGCTGTGCCGGATTTTCCACAGATACTATAGCGCGTGCGTAATGGTGAAGGGGAACAGGACTCTGAAACTGAGTTCGATAAACACCGTTTCCTACCTGGCGCAAAGACCCTGCTAAAAATCCTGTTTTTCCTTTCTCATCCACTAAATAAGCAGCATATACCCCTTGTTGTCCATACCCTAAAAAGGCCTGCGGAGGCGGAAGATTAGCAATGAGCAGAAAACTATTATCCGGCGAAATTGTTGCCACTCCGTTACCATTAATCCCCTCTTGGGCTGCTTGTAAAATAAGCTGCCGCGTTTGCCCTGGCATATAGTTAGGTCCGCCTTGAACCGGCGGTCCCTGCCACTGGTTTCCAGCATAGGGAGGTTGCTTTGCTCCAATAAAACCTCCTCTCATATTTTGGATTTGTCCATCTTTCTGGAAAAATCCACTGGCCTTTAGCCCTGAGCCAAGTGTATTTCGAATCGCGCCCGGAGAATATCCCGAGCCGAATTGACCATTCGGCGGCTCATAAGGATTATTTGGTTTGTCCCCGACGAACCTCACTTTGCCCCCTCCTTATTAACTTCAATGTGCCT
This Desulfosporosinus orientis DSM 765 DNA region includes the following protein-coding sequences:
- the spoIIR gene encoding stage II sporulation protein R, which gives rise to MKVRGIIGLLVICMMGFLSFGAFQKPVPVAGVHEETLAKTPETLIRFHVLANSDSEEDQALKRAVRDAILKQVAPKLAASRSIEESRQIVQQIRPEMETIALSVVEKWHKNYTVHTEYGHFAFPTKSYGTLVLPAGNYEALRVVIGKGEGSNWWCVLFPALCFVDIEHSTAVQVDGKSQTAYAIKSTPKIRFFFWEKIKGLF
- a CDS encoding ABC transporter ATP-binding protein, which codes for MIELKGIKKIYANGDIKVAALGGVDLYVGEGEFVSIMGPSGSGKSTMMNILGCLDTPTEGEYYLDGTDVAKASGDELSVIRNRKIGFVFQGFNLLPRTMAVENVELPMLYAGVGGKERRARAVAALEAVGLGQRIHHKPKELSGGQQQRVAIARALVTKPSIILADEPTGNLDSRSSEEVMAIFQQLHAQGNTIVIVTHEPDIAEFTERVVRFRDGHIEGDEIVKNPRKARVQAVEEEGGAE
- a CDS encoding GerMN domain-containing protein; this encodes MKVQVRKSALIGVVFLSLILMTGCGTLETLVKKDGTTTPLTEWIGASENKETSVPASTTAGEGRAVSLYFPDKSGQYLLKEERMLPKTLSLARETVNQWLKGPMETDIMQSSVSTATVLRDIAIRDNVVIVDLSKEFMMSNSKVSPEVALYGLVNTLTQFSTVKQVQIRIEGQPISKYGTIDATHLAYNTSLIKGNVSETTTVPNAGTEKTGLDVVVPSNSSNGSNGSNGVLSDSPSSINLFSYPPSST
- a CDS encoding response regulator transcription factor; the encoded protein is MKIVLVDDEPEILTLVRDYLTREGYSVVTAANGLEGMEIIEGEKPDLVLLDWMLPGLNGLEMCKRLRETSTIPIIMLTAKSEEIDRVLGLEFGADDYIVKPFSLRELAARVKTVLRRSGGGAQETASSVIARGEISLDISSHKVLKRGQEIFLTPTEFNILHLLALRPGTVYSRLQLLRQAMGEEYLYYERSIDTHVSNLRKKIEDNPSEPKYIETVFGVGYRFGEGL
- a CDS encoding efflux RND transporter periplasmic adaptor subunit; this translates as MNKKWVTIGVLGVLVLGGGYWGYKKFTAKPVVAANVTAKATIGDVTKVISATGTVNFPHSIPLQFSNNGQVVELDIKDGDIVKKGQVLARIDDTALKTSVGQQEANLLTAQAKLQSLQDGYNDQTKAEAQSTLAKAKQNLITAQQNADPAYLANQVLLANQTVKQASDALAKAQQNGDTSSIQSAQNSLNQAVSELTTAQNQQNGGAAQALTAAQADVTAAQYKVDQQGAGPSEADLQSAYASISQAQAQLDSAKTALAEATILAPTDAVVIDTGMQLYQYTTDDTKITITPLDGTGSNLEVVADIDQADIGQVKIGQKVDITLDAYPDDHSSGVVSLVALQGTTTSNVTTFGVTVDVDQASDKLRSGMNANLDIIVDEAKGVLTIPSEAIKTRGNEKGVMVPVSEADQSGNGSEKSTTGTEKSTTGSEKSTNRQAQGNVKFITVEFGLDDGTNVEVKSGLKEGQEVITSVSSSTTTKTSSGGFLFGGGNRNAGSPPR
- a CDS encoding ZIP family metal transporter → MQDFFEIIWISTIAGLATTLGSLLVLIFGKPKERVLAALLAGAGGVMLAVVSVDLLPEAWEVGPPFQVGFGFVLGLLFMYLADIRLNNSHHSLPLSRRQRLKRTGLLVATGIALHDIPEGMAIAVSQEAAPGLGLLIALGITLHNLPEGMATTAPLKMAQIRWWKILLLNVGIAFFTPLGAMLGLLALESVQNSLAFFLAFAAGAMTFLVFAELAPLSRERHPNYALLGGAVGFILFSIISLLLPS
- a CDS encoding YlbF family regulator — encoded protein: MNYINKARELGEALSQTPEVQALKAAEAAIMADPLSKEAFTRYQEKERGLVTAQMISKVVPEKESLALLDLKVRLMNKHPLIKEYFVHQQSYEKMMAMVNLTLTTAMHGMPSASDLPIPEELKGMAQQILDKISGGNPMEKMQISPEMLSGIKLPPNLKP
- a CDS encoding GDSL-type esterase/lipase family protein produces the protein MRTYRLEIRLIQVAVGLAVIILIAGFAGFWGQGEKVPEVSTNPGVTADDSTLSNTKIVALGDSFTLGYPLDPEYSWTTRLAEVLQVTVVNKGKSYQTAKDLLNRFDTDVVNEKPGRVIIFSGIGDALQGVPLSEVQTNIKAMVEKAKSNHIIPILALPIEYPGVREAINETREWELAYAKEEGILTLDFSTALFDSEGKYLDGLTIDDKYPNAKGYKAMGDYAAQVLK
- a CDS encoding sensor histidine kinase, which produces MAIFFTAIALTTTQVLLGHAESYVQQAYGESWKRLLSGYYEATGGWDGVQTYVTKISEPERRLGPIFDESSTKQLPEPDLNFSRPRRDSPHFWVFDLHNKVVGDSLNKDLGKDLSLLPQSSKIPKQWEEIKVKDQTVGYYYQESPLISNYNRLAKTIGTSIIRAMLIGLILTSVVALLLGMLLTRHFTKPLNHLMEAVRNVGKGDLSSRVHVDGNGDIAILAQEFNRMTEQLARNEEVRRNMVADIAHELRTPLAVILGKLESIQEGVLPSTPETILPIQDETLRLIRLVRDLQQLNLAEAGKLPMALKPVDLRQLVERIIEQFAIEFEERKLTAEIIGDVPEIIGDPDRLTQVFVNLIGNALLHTAPGGSLRVALAEAERFGEDEIGADGSIQRLRDVFRRKGDKPEGSRDSRESSEAIKSKESFKDGWVQVTVEDTGEGIPEKELDHIFNRFYRVDKARERESGGTGLGLAIAKEFIQAHGGSIQVDSKIGEGSSFRILLPMKQSADTL